GATCGGATGCTGCCCGGGCGGTGGCCATCTGGCCGTCTGGACCCCGTACTTCGCCGTCGGGGACGCGGACGAGACGGCGGCCCGGATCAGTGAGCGCGGCGCCACGCTTGCCGTCGGCCCTCTGGTCCTGGGTGAGGGCCGTGCCGGGATCGCCGCGGACCGGGACGGGGCCGTGTTCGGATTCTGGGAAGGCCCGGCCCTGACCTGGCCGGTGGGACGGGGCGGAGCCCCGGTCCGGCTGGACCTCCAGACCCGTGACGCGTTCGACGCCGCCATCTTCTACGCGGAGGTCTTCGGCTGGGCCCAGCCTCCCGGCGGCTGCACGGTCGACTACGCCCAGGACCACATCATCGTCCAGGCCGGGGGACGCACCGTCGCCACCCTGCGCGGCGGAGGCGACGAAACCGGCCCGGACCCAAGAGTTCGGCCCCGGTGGAACGCCCACTTCCGAGTGAGGGACGGCGAGCAGGCTGCGGCGGCCGCCGTCACGGCCGGAGGCGAATCCTCACCGGTTCCCACACCGGCCGGTACCCCGGACAGCGCGTTCATCATCCGCGACCCCGACGGCGCCCTCTTCACCCCGTCCGGCGCCTGACGATGGCCACCCCTGCCAGGTACTCACGCCGACCGAGTCGGCGCCCAACCCGGGCGTCGAACATCTGGGGAGCCAGAACAACCCGTTGACCGGGCGGACACCGGCGCTAGCCGTGCCGGGTGAAGACTTCGCGGACGCCGGGCAGGTCCGCTTCCTTCTCCTTCTCGGCCTCGTACCGACCGTTCTCGTCCCGGATCGCCACGACGGTCTCCGGGGTGAAGTCCTGGCCGAAGCGGTAGACGTCCAGGCAGTAGTCGAAGCCGGACTCGCCGAAGAGGTCCGCGTCCTCGCGGCGGCAGTACTCCGCCAGGCCGTTGGACACGTGCCAGCGCGTGCCGTCGTACCAGAAGACACCGCCTGCGTAGTGAATCGTCCGGCCCGTCGCGGAGTCCGTGAGGTTCAGCGACTCGTAGTTCTCGGGACGGTCGCGGATCAGGGCGACGAGGGATTCGGGGAGGCCCTCGTAGAAGGACTCCTGAAGGGCGAAATCCTCCTCGGCGTACAGATTCAGCGCCGACTCGTGGTCGAACGTCAGCAGCAGCACGCGGCCGTCCTCCGCGAAGTACCAGACCGCGGACTGGCCGCCGCGGTCGTTCCAGGCCAGACGGCGTGCGCCGGTCACCGTCACCGGTTCGACCTCGGCGAGGTCGTCCATGATGGCCGCGCGGCGCCGCACTTCCGGGAGGGGTGTCGCTGCCAGGGCATCCCACATCGCGTTACTCATTCCCGCAGGGTATCCACCGCCTACGACAAGGCCGTCAC
The sequence above is drawn from the Streptomyces sp. NBC_01591 genome and encodes:
- a CDS encoding VOC family protein, which encodes MARDLRAAQFFYSGVMGWTFRPSMLGSEFSVALAHGEPVAGIGCCPGGGHLAVWTPYFAVGDADETAARISERGATLAVGPLVLGEGRAGIAADRDGAVFGFWEGPALTWPVGRGGAPVRLDLQTRDAFDAAIFYAEVFGWAQPPGGCTVDYAQDHIIVQAGGRTVATLRGGGDETGPDPRVRPRWNAHFRVRDGEQAAAAAVTAGGESSPVPTPAGTPDSAFIIRDPDGALFTPSGA